In a genomic window of Myotis daubentonii chromosome X, mMyoDau2.1, whole genome shotgun sequence:
- the LOC132223418 gene encoding melanoma-associated antigen 10-like has product MRTPDSTGRGRRLPEQMGAREEDPISADGGPGTLEARPESVLLSETLGVLYREEDPISADGGPGTLEARPESVLLSETLGVLYREEDPISADGGPGTCHSQALTHQAGLSNREHSDVAGGGEGASGVIMPRVPKRRRYSLEIPKVVEEDSSSSSSTCSSSFPSSSSFSSSSSSCYPLLSSNPSAAYEGEKEEEVPAAAGAPSPPLSSPSAYTSPTALAAAAPLSQSSSEEWEGLSTSWALPGPEPLPRCVINDKVADLVGFLLLKYRTKELTTRAEMLSSIIREHQDHFAVIFREASECMQLVYGIDVKEVDPTSHTYVLVTNLGLTYDGMVSDEHSMPKTGLLILILSIIVLEDDCVPEERIWEALNAMGVHVGMEHSIYGEPRELLTRVWVQEQYLEYRQVPNSNPARYEFLWGPRAHAETTKLKVLEFLSQVSGNDPRYYIHWYQEVLREEEQRAQARVSTTDDTTAMASASSSAMSSSFFCPE; this is encoded by the exons ATGAGGACCCCGGACAGCACAGGGCGGGGCCGGCGCCTGCCAGAGCAGATGGGGGCCAG GGAGGAGGACCCCATCTCGGCAGATGGTGGGCCAGGGACCCTGGAAGCTAGACCAGAGTCAGTCCTGCTCTCAGAGACTCTGGGGGTTCTGTACAGGGAGGAGGACCCCATCTCGGCAGATGGTGGGCCAGGGACCCTGGAAGCTAGACCAGAGTCAGTCCTGCTCTCAGAGACTCTGGGGGTTCTGTACAGGGAGGAGGACCCCATCTCGGCAGATGGTGGGCCAGGGACCTGCCATAGCCAAG CTCTGAcacaccaggcagggctgtcCAACCGAGAGCACTCTGatgtggctggggggggggagggggcctcag GAGTCATCATGCCTCGAGTTCCAAAGCGTCGACGCTACTCACTTGAGATTCCCAAGGTTGTGGAAGAggattcttcctcctcctcctccacctgctcctcctcttttccttcctcttcctctttctcctcttcctcttcctcttgctATCCTCTGCTTTCTAGTAACCCAAGCGCCGCAtatgagggagagaaggaggaggaggttcctgctgctgctggggcaccAAGTCCTCCCCTGAGCTCTCCAAGTGCCTATACCTCCCCTACTGCCCTTGCCGCTGCTGCTCCCTTGAGCCAATCCAGCAGCGAAGAATGGGAGGGTCTGAGTACCTCCTGGGCCTTGCCAGGCCCAGAGCCCTTGCCCAGATGTGTGATTAATGATAAGGTAGCTGATCTGGTGGGGTTCCTGCTCCTGAAGTATCGCACAAAGGAGCTGACCACAAGGGCAGAAATGCTGAGTAGCATCATCAGAGAGCACCAGGACCACTTTGCTGTAATCTTTAGGGAGGCCTCTGAGTGCATGCAGCTGGTTTATGGCATTGATGTGAAGGAAGTGGACCCCACCAGCCACACCTATGTCCTAGTCACCAACCTGGGCCTCACCTATGATGGGATGGTCAGCGATGAGCACAGTATGCCCAAGACTGGCCTGCTGATACTCATCCTTAGTATAATCGTCTTGGAGGATGATTGTGTCCCCGAAGAGAGGATATGGGAAGCACTGAATGCCATGGGGGTGCATGTGGGGATGGAGCATAGCATctatggggagcccagggagctcctCACCAGAGTTTGGGTGCAGGAACAGTACCTGGAGTACCGGCAGGTGCCCAACAGCAATCCTGCACGGTACGAGTTCCTGTGGGGTCCCAGGGCCCATGCTGAGACCACCAAGTTGAAAGTCCTGGAGTTTTTGTCCCAGGTCAGTGGGAATGACCCCAGGTACTACATACACTGGTATCAGGAGGTTTTGAGagaggaggaacagagagccCAGGCCAGAGTTAGCACCACAGATGATACTACTGCCATGGCCAGTGCAAGCTCTTCTGCCATGTCCAGTAGCTTCTTCTGCCCTGAGTGA